The stretch of DNA ttagatgcaaccttcagcggcacacagcagaaccagcagagaaatttcagcggctaaaacacaccattaatttctcgatgttatcacaaactgaacgaaggaaaaaactaaaagctacacttacactgcactacatatgctatgtgtgcatgcgattgtatcatcctttcttctcctcttctccactcgttttatagctcgggtcgcgatcgtcgcgaacaagcagtattggccatttgtattcaaagatccagccaaaattgttgctcccgtggtcgagtggtcgagtggttagcgtcacgcctaacatgccactgctgaataattcaattttagtacttgtttaaatagctaataatagcgaatgttacatgaattcaatatataaattgatgcgtgcactaaataatgatatcaaatgtgaaaaactctcatatcaatcgatgtttattttgttcagaacagaaaaagaggtttattttatttgcccaatatttttgatggagcacccattgtcatgaaaggaaagaattttttccatgttaacataccaacacaccacgcgttgagtggtggtggtgtggtgtccgattcgcttcttctactctacgcactgccggtgcttggggtgaaaatgcaagagaaactgtacaccatgttcgaacatcatgtgaaacattgggattaaacatcgtatgtccaaacataccacgaatacaaacatgtcacattttctaacataggtcatgtttgtactcaaactgtgaacagcagcgtggacatgtttattccggacgcagtgttttttgtgaaacatggaagactggtgACTGGTTATGAAAAATGGATCACGTACGAAAAccaaggatgcaaaatttcgaaagaacatgttgaaatcgaaaagcaatttttatcagtgcaaaatatctccaccgacactcttcacatttttctatcgcggtgccgctgtgcctatgaccgctggctcaccatctcgtttgttttgatatagttttcgttccatcaacagaaatatcagttcattctcgatgtctgtgaatgctcaagccgaaaatatcacctttcattgcgtcctggtgaaattttcattggtcatacacccataaactcagcactcaaatgtgccgttgcccatcgatgtgtgtgcaataagcggcacaaaaatgggaccggggctagaaacatactaggaaaacacacacgaacacgcgtttaaacgtctgacgcggtgtcagtgagatatttccttgtatggaattttgttcccttccactgtcagctgatcgaagatgcgtatgaaaatttcgggcgtaaattctcagtgagacagtggaacgaataagtgtggggaataatgcaaaaaccaaatgttccacgtgacggagtgtcggttgcatgtaattaagtttggttcatttgtcatgaactgcaggggcattggtggttgattttgatgttgtctcaatatcttgcgctgtcagtaaagtgagtgtgagatttTGCAACTCTGACGAAAacctaaagtgaaaaaagtcgtggtcgaagcgcggtgagccgaccTAAACCATCGCCaggcccggattgacggccaggaaggttttgctgtgtgtttggtgggattggaagggaatccatgagctgctcaactatggccagaccctcaactcggttctctactgtgagcagcttgaccgtttgaaacaggcgattgaccagaagcgaccagaaatgatcaataggaatggtgttgttttccaccaggacaacgctcggcctcacacatctttgatgacccgccagaagctacgggagctcggatgggatgtcctattgcacccaccgtataacCCAGACcaggctccaagtgattatcatctcttccggtccatgcaaaacgctcttggtgatactaagttggactcaaaagaggcttgcgaaaactggctgtctgacttttttgcaaataaggagtggAGGGGGGGGGcggtttataagggggggataatgaagttgccttctaaatggcaacaagtttgcgaacaaaacggcgcatatttgacttaaattggataattttaagtatgttaaataaagcgtcaaatttcgatcagaaatacgacttttttttccccaaccttcTTATAATTAAAGCGTGAGTTGTGTGAGAAATTTGATACAAAAGAAGGAAATAAAGGAAATAGGAAACAATTGTTTTTTGTATAATGGCTTTATTTGTGAACAGGATAATCGTAGGGTATTTTCATCAAAGAATACGGTTGTAGCTATTTTGAGTTGGTGCATTGGTTGAGTCCCCGGTAGTGATCTATCGCCTCGTTGCGTTGCGTACCACTATAGACCATTCTGGAGTGCGTTGGTCATCGGAGAAGAAGCTCGGTTCTACGGCTGCCGTACACTACAGTAGGGAAAACATTTATACAAAGTAGTATAGAGtaggattataaaatttacgTCATCGATAGGAGATAGGTTATAGTTGCAAAATAGGCGATTTAAAGAAGGGCTCTGGATTAGTTTTAGTTTATTAATTTGaaatttcgtttaatttttttattattatttaattttGGCGAACCTGACAGcggtttttttctgaaatcggGAACATCGGATCGGTTTCGGTAAGTTGGTTGAAAGGTCAATTGAAGGTGGATACTGTCGCGTGACAAAGCAAAGCGCTAGTCCGGGCAACTATAGGACCTTTATCTTTTGGGGCGAACTAGGAAAATCTTCTTGTAATATCAATTCTCCGTTCATGTAATTTTTTAAAGCATCCCGTTTTATTTTGGGACAGAGACTGTAATATAGTTTGGCAGCTTATGTCAAATAAATTCTCAATCAAAACAATTGTACCCCCTTCtacaaattattaaaattttgcgTCAATTGCACCCGGCTGATTGCGTAGAACAAAATACTATTCCGTAAGCCATATGCTGTAGGCGACATAAAGGACAAGATATACTCTATCATCTACATAATCACAACCGTCATATGCCATGCTTCTCCTAACGACTTGATAGTTACAATACCGATTACAGCATACCACCTCGTTCAAAAGAGTCCATTTCAAACATGGTGAAAGGAGAGACTGCAGGGAAGAGTAAATATCCATCCCATCAGAGAGTTAAGCACATATAAAAGATAAAGCCGCACatcggaacaaaaaataataatgaaaactaTATTGCTGGGACAGTCAACAGTGAAGTCGTGGTAAATGTCCAACAAATATTCTAGGACTTTCTGCACCACATAACCCACAAGCCCACCATGCGTTATAATCATATTTCTGTCATCGTCATCATGCTGCTGTCATCTCCTGATCTCCTGATTATGACGATTACTGTAAACCATGAAACGAGATATTATCTGATAACTGACCACAATCGTAAGCCAGCATCGTCTGGCTGCAAACGGGTTACTTTCTCTTTCCGTGAATCGTACAAACGATTGCATCGAGTCTCACAACATTTTTTCCGCTACAGCTCTTTTGGTCACTCATTTGTGCTATTAGTATAATTTGTTTTAAGCTGAAATTTAAGGAATCAAAATGAAATTGGGAAAAGTTGGTTCTGAACCACCCGTGGCCCTAAACCAAACTGTAAAATTCAATGCTGgagtttgccaaaaaaaaacttcaaatttaaatgttttacggCTTTCACAATTTAGTGGGTCGGTTAACGACCATCCTCTTCTATACCCGATACAAAATATAAAATGTTGGTTTTCTGAAGAATACGGAAGAATGACCAATAAAAGTTTATTCGAAACAACAATCCCGACGctcaaaaattgatgtttaaaATTAAAAGAATTTCGAACCTTCCCGTTTcctcctgaaatatttttttgaccatACATTCGCGTTCGATAACAATTAGTGATTGAATGGAACATTTCCCGAGTTCAATTGAATTAGAAGATTTTTAGCGAAATACAGGTCTATACAAGTGAGCAGGTCAATTAATCTTTTGTGGTAGActacgttcttcttcttcttgaatggcgttaacgttctctgtggaacttttgccgtctcaacgtatgcattaactagcgtcatttattaatacttagttgagatttctcaagccgaataacacgccttgaatgtattccgaggggcaagctctagaacacgcgtgactacagtgcaagtcgaaggaaatttatttgacgaaaaatcccccgaccagaatcgaacccgaacacccggcatgataatgtgagacgctaaccactcgaccacgggtgcgCGGGACTACGTTCTTCATTGCAAGTAAATGTGACGAATAATTCTAGATTTTCGCCAAATTCATTCATACATCGTTGACCTTCGAAATATGCCGACATCTACAGCTTCCACAGCGTTTTTGATAGACCGATCGATTTGTGGATCGATTTTATGCCATGCTCGTTCGTCGACTCTACTAAGTGGGGTAATCGTTGATAGAGAGACCAGTTGTGGACCCTGCTGATGGTAGAATCAATTGCTGGATACTTCTTCGGAAATATTATTTAAAGTGTTGAAAGTGAATTTGAGAAATTCCATCGCAAGTTGTACCAGAAGTATAAATTGCTACGCGTACACTCGGAATGAACGATTCATAACATTACATGAATATTCCATGATATTTCCATGCGACAATCGAAATGAAGCCGGAACCAGGGTGAATCTGTGGCTTAGCGGCGGTTCGTTTGTGCACACgtagttgaaatattggtgGTCGATAAAGTGCTTACATTTCGAGCGAGCTTCGTTTTCGAGCGATTCTCATTCAAGTAGACTCCTTCTTGGACATTGAATCTGAAGTATTCTAAactcattccattccattctttgcttttaagaggctttaaactttgcagttcattcgtccttAATTTCTAAATTCAGCTTGCTCATATATAAACTGTTTAATTCATCTTGGGATGTTATAGCCCTCAATAAGTCCATGGCAACTAAATtccacaaaaatatttttttcgctgcacttgtAATATTATCTGAATATTTTTCTTAACCAAAGGCTTCTAAAGATATCTAGAAATACTCCATTTCTTCAAGGGCTGATAAAATTGTATGATATTAATTTGAGAGtaatttttatgtaacaaaacgCCGATTTTAGAGCAGAAAactctgtttaaattcgttgaaaatgcaacaagttgataagtttctcacagtatttttctacataatcgccgtaatgttcgaggcatttttcatagcgtggcacgagtttttctattccgagcgcgaagtgcgtagcatccaactttttgaagtacgatgtaactgcgtcacgaatttcttcagtgttatcgaatcgttgaccgccgaacgcctgtttcatcaccgggaataagtaatagtcgctaggggcgaggagTAAGGAGGACGCTCGAACatagtccatttgaatttttcaattgctcttgagttacgcgagcagaatggggccgcgtaTTATCGTAGATGacgaacactcctttcgtcaataaacctgccCATTTGTTCTcaatcgcggttcttaatcggcccaaaacttcacaatagtacggtgatgaaacaggcgttcggcggtcaacgattcgataacactgaagaaattcgtgacgcagttacatagtacttcaaaaagttggacgctccGCACTTCGCGcccagaatgaaaaaaaaaccgtgcTACGCTATGAAactgcctcgaacgttacgttttttttatattttatatatatatatatatatatatatatatatatatatatatatatatatatttttacgtaggactacgtctttcatttctataccggggtgtaaaatcaaagtttcgaaaacgaaagcgttacaccggagaccgagattttgagcgttaatagctcctaaacaactgaacgaaatagtatgaaaaacacttcattcaaaagataaaatgtctacgcgttctatacttgttactttctgatccaaaaacttgtttcaatagtattaaatttgctttcaaaacatgctattgaaatcaccaatcggtatataagcgagcgccgctcggaaatccactcagttctaattgaacagcgattggagcatgtgaacatactgattttaacctccgaccgagaaggtcgatttttctttcagctcggcagtttggcgttttggacagcggactaggacgtctccccctggcgattccgaaggagttaattttaattattttttaagtGGCAGCAGAAGAAGAGTGGAAGAAAGCAACAGCTCGCGTCGACTGTGGAGAGCGGGCGCTtgccggcaaaccggaaaagcgcgcgcttttcggcGTCATAGACGCCACGCCCCTTTTTCTGGCAGTGTTGGCAGTTCAACTGTAGTGttgctaaaataaaaaatatatttaaaaagaatttaaacaCGCATACAGACAGTGAAGTGGCTGAAACAATTATCACAACAAGTGATTTTTTATAGTGATTCGCGTCAATTGGTGGTTTTAAAGTGCTTTACCGGAACAAAGTGAACTTTCGGGTACATATCCCACTAGTGAAGATCCCTCAGTAAGGAATTTTTTTGTGAGTATCAcacttttttctgctgactataTCAGTGatatagtcaagcagaagcatggcttctagtagctccgggcctccgggaggccgggctacaaacttCTACGAGGGCAGGCCtaccgaagccaccgctccactatgGGCGGACCCCTCAAATGGCAACCTTCAAATACTGCTTCTCAGAGCGACAGGAGATAAGGTGCTTCCAACGAACCCCTTCACCGTGAGCAAAACCATCAATGCAGTTGCAAAAGATTTCAACAGCGCAAAACCACAGCGCGatgaaaagaagaaactgcaaTACATCTTGACAACTAGGGACGAGGATGTTGTCGGTAAGTTGCTTTCTATTACTAAACTAATAGACAACACCCCTGTAGAGGTGATCTTCCACCCAACtttgaaccaacgcaaatgcgttgtaacATGTAGAGATGTAATCgattttaaaaacgaagaactagcgaaagagctttccgatcagaaAGTGATCGACGTTAAGCGCATAACCAGAAAAGACGGAGAATCCATTATTCCTACACCAACACTAATCCTCACAATTCGCGGAACCGTTGTTCCCGAATTCATATATTTTGGCTTCATTCGCGCTGGGACTCGGAACTACTATCCGAACCCCATGCAGTGCttcaaatgttttaattttGGGCACACCAGCAAAAGATGCAAGCGCGAGGACCCGCTATGCAGAAACTGCAGCAAAGAACATCCCAAAGACTTCGATTCTAAGATGTGCAACTCTCCAGCACTTTGCATCAATTGCCAAGGAAACCACTCCTCTTCTAGTAGGAAGTGTCCTAAATGGCTTGAAGAAAACGAAATAACTAGGACAAGAATAGATCGAGGAATCTCTTACAGAGAAGCCAAGAATCTACTCACCCAAAACAATGGTCCAACCTTTTCAAGCGTTTTACAAGATAGAATTAACAAAATTCGGGCACCAATGGCCGGCTGCAAGTGCAAATGcagctgcgcctcggccgcttcggccgcttctagtcgcgaaagcactcccTCAGTTATGGACACAACCATGACCGAATCGTCTACCGAAAGTTCGACAACCGAATCAGATAGCGAATCGGTAATTTCAATGGATACATCCGAAgccccgaaaaaaaacaaaaggaaaataaataaagaatcaTCTTcagaatcagaacaaaaatctgaagatgaaacccaaatcaataaagaaagaaaaagaacaaaaaatgaacaaaaaaccaCAACACCAACGAATAACAACAACACAAccataacaaaaaacagcaacaacaacaacaacgcacatcaaacaaaaaacaacaacaacaacgtacatacatcaaaaaacaacaacacacacacaacaaacaCCCCAAATACCTCCACACCAAACAAGAACAACAACACCCCGAAGAAAGCTTccctttccaagggtaaaggacaatCGAACTAATCCTCTTTGGATAGTCCAAACACAACACaactaagacttaggaattagagttaaatcactctaacacattcactccaatacagaaattcgggatacaatggaatatcagaagtatccgacaaaatattttagaattgaaaatgcttatttcgagCTCCAATcctacagtcatagcccttcaggaaactatgacaccaaacaacttcgataaaaatttcattccaaagttcatcacatacttcaaagagggtcccaacccctcaaaaaacggagttgcaatcgcaatcaaagatggcactccacatgatcttcttcccattaccactgatcttcaggcagtggtagtgcgcattaaacacccctttccaatcaccgtcgttagcatctacatcactaatgattccgatccgaacactctacgcggccaactggaccatctgttcgcccaacttcccgccccaatcatgcttatgggtgatttctacgcccactcatacgcctggggaggtgcatacctcgatcgaaaaggatccatcattgaggatttcatatccgaccattctcttctccttcttaacaacggccaacacaccagaatccattattctggtactacttcagccatcgatctcactatagtatcagacaaactatcttcaaaactttcttggaacatccacgatgatacttgcggaagcgatcattttccaatcttcacttccttcggccaaacttctccagagttttcaacaaggccaagatggaaatttgaatacgctgactgggctggctatcagtctgacattgaaaaccgcctctccgctaaacgagattggacagccgaggaattctccaaagttgtcctagaagttgcaatggtgcacatccccagaaccagtggcatccctggcaggaaatgtgtcccatggtggtcacctgagctgaaggcagcgatcaaaggtcgacgtaaggccctacgcaaattaagaaagacccatccggacagcccactgagacccactctgcttgcagagttccaaagggctcgcaaagaagctaagactgctatcaacacagccaagcacaacagttgggttaaattcgtcagcgaaattaatcccaacgcgtcaacaaaggagttatggagtaagattggcaggcttcatggaaagaaaagaagcaaagaatataatcttctaattaacggtcaatacaccaatgaccggaaaatcatcgccgaggcgtttggagatttctttgcttccgcctcctccaatcaaaactacgaccaaacctttctaacccacaaaacggaatgcgaaagaattcccatcgattttcataccgatgtggaatttgacttcaacaaaaacctctccctcaaagagctcga from Toxorhynchites rutilus septentrionalis strain SRP chromosome 3, ASM2978413v1, whole genome shotgun sequence encodes:
- the LOC129774022 gene encoding uncharacterized protein LOC129774022, which encodes MVNQSTTRFCKYYDIVLATGDKVLPTNPFTVSKTINAVAKDFNSAKPQRDEKKKLQYILTTRDEDVVEVIFHPTLNQRKCVVTCRDVIDFKNEELAKELSDQKVIDVKRITRKDGESIIPTPTLILTIRGTVVPEFIYFGFIRAGTRNYYPNPMQCFKCFNFGHTSKRCKREDPLCRNCSKEHPKDFDSKMCNSPALCINCQGNHSSSSRKCPKWLEENEITRTRIDRGISYREAKNLLTQNNGPTFSSVLQDRINKIRAPMAGCKCKCSCASAASAASSRESTPSVMDTTMTESSTESSTTESDSESNNNTPKKASLSKGKGQSN